A section of the Canis lupus baileyi chromosome 5, mCanLup2.hap1, whole genome shotgun sequence genome encodes:
- the LOC140633797 gene encoding uncharacterized protein isoform X1, translating into MEVASQKKACLIGYHETCGDENRCMCIVISYQFQAWRTEPRTMGSYSLVVEDFSTEATEKLHLCCPNVLSGSPVSVLVQDPMDSLNLHLCSGQCWKGYPEKFTCFYLLCFKIVEFRH; encoded by the exons ATGGAGGTGGCATCCCAAAAGAAAG CATGTCTCATTGGCTATCATGAAACCTGTGGCGATGAAAATAGGTGCATGTGTATCGTTATCAGTTACCAGTTTCAGGCCTGGAGGACCGAACCACGTACAATGGGCAGTTATTCCTTGGTAGTAGAAG atTTTTCTACTGAAGCAACCGAGAAGCTACATCTCTGCTGTCCTAATGTCTTGTCTGGTAGCCCCGTTTCTGTCTT agtccAAGATCCTATGGACTCACTGAACCTCCACCTCTGTAGTGGACAGTGCTGGAAGGGATATCCAGAAAAATTCAcgtgcttttatttattatgttttaagattGTTGAATTTAGACACTAA
- the LOC140633797 gene encoding uncharacterized protein isoform X3, translating to MEVASQKKACLIGYHETCGDENRCMCIVISYQFQAWRTEPRTMGSYSLVVEDFSTEATEKLHLCCPNVLSGSPVSVLLTDFL from the exons ATGGAGGTGGCATCCCAAAAGAAAG CATGTCTCATTGGCTATCATGAAACCTGTGGCGATGAAAATAGGTGCATGTGTATCGTTATCAGTTACCAGTTTCAGGCCTGGAGGACCGAACCACGTACAATGGGCAGTTATTCCTTGGTAGTAGAAG atTTTTCTACTGAAGCAACCGAGAAGCTACATCTCTGCTGTCCTAATGTCTTGTCTGGTAGCCCCGTTTCTGTCTT
- the LOC140633797 gene encoding uncharacterized protein isoform X2, with protein MEVASQKKACLIGYHETCGDENRCMCIVISYQFQAWRTEPRTMGSYSLVVEDFSTEATEKLHLCCPNVLSGSPVSVLANFVKWHMLNSPRSYGLTEPPPL; from the exons ATGGAGGTGGCATCCCAAAAGAAAG CATGTCTCATTGGCTATCATGAAACCTGTGGCGATGAAAATAGGTGCATGTGTATCGTTATCAGTTACCAGTTTCAGGCCTGGAGGACCGAACCACGTACAATGGGCAGTTATTCCTTGGTAGTAGAAG atTTTTCTACTGAAGCAACCGAGAAGCTACATCTCTGCTGTCCTAATGTCTTGTCTGGTAGCCCCGTTTCTGTCTT AGCGAACTTCGTGAAGTGGCACATGCTAAAT agtccAAGATCCTATGGACTCACTGAACCTCCACCTCTGTAG